In a genomic window of Streptomyces noursei ATCC 11455:
- the rarD gene encoding EamA family transporter RarD has product MPPRTDQRAGLAYGLAAYTMWGLLPLYWHLLGAAAPSEILAHRMLWSLPVALVILAALRRWSWIRPLLRQPKRLGLVLVCAVVISLNWYLYIWAVNAGHVLEASLGYFINPLVSIAFGVLVLRERLRPLQWAAVVIGAVAVVVMTIAYGRMPWIALGLALSFATYGLVKKGIKLDGIEGFSAETALQALPALGFLIYLGAHGESSFVTGGTGQALLFAGCGIATAVPLICFGASAVRLPLTTVGMLQYLAPTFQFLLGLTVFHEQMPPERWAGFALVWAALVVLTWDALRTARRARSALAAAGARAGEAVAAQAGQAAQTGPAAADRAAPEPDAPGPVRP; this is encoded by the coding sequence TTGCCGCCTCGAACCGACCAGCGAGCCGGCCTCGCATACGGCCTCGCCGCCTACACCATGTGGGGTCTGCTGCCGCTCTACTGGCACCTGTTGGGCGCCGCCGCGCCGTCCGAGATCCTCGCCCACCGCATGCTGTGGTCGCTGCCGGTCGCCCTGGTCATCCTGGCCGCGCTGCGCCGCTGGTCCTGGATACGCCCGCTGCTGCGGCAGCCCAAGAGGCTCGGGCTGGTCCTGGTCTGCGCCGTGGTGATCTCGCTGAACTGGTACCTCTACATCTGGGCGGTCAACGCCGGGCACGTCCTCGAAGCCTCGCTCGGATACTTCATCAACCCGCTGGTGAGCATCGCGTTCGGGGTGCTGGTGCTGCGCGAGCGGCTGCGGCCGCTGCAGTGGGCAGCCGTGGTCATCGGCGCCGTCGCCGTCGTGGTGATGACCATCGCCTACGGCCGGATGCCCTGGATCGCGCTCGGCCTGGCCCTGTCGTTCGCGACGTACGGGCTGGTGAAGAAGGGCATCAAGCTCGACGGGATCGAGGGCTTCAGCGCCGAGACCGCCCTCCAGGCGCTGCCGGCGCTGGGCTTTCTGATCTACCTCGGGGCGCACGGCGAGTCCTCCTTCGTCACCGGCGGGACGGGGCAGGCGCTGCTGTTCGCGGGGTGCGGTATCGCGACCGCGGTGCCGCTGATCTGCTTCGGCGCCTCGGCGGTGCGGCTGCCGCTGACCACCGTCGGGATGCTCCAGTACCTGGCGCCGACCTTCCAGTTCCTGCTGGGCCTGACGGTCTTCCACGAGCAGATGCCGCCGGAGCGCTGGGCCGGCTTCGCGCTGGTGTGGGCGGCACTGGTGGTGCTGACCTGGGACGCGCTGCGGACCGCCCGGCGGGCGCGATCGGCGCTGGCCGCCGCGGGCGCACGGGCCGGCGAAGCGGTCGCGGCGCAGGCCGGGCAGGCGGCGCAGACCGGGCCCGCCGCCGCGGACCGGGCCGCCCCGGAGCCGGACGCGCCGGGACCCGTCAGGCCGTGA
- the nuoN gene encoding NADH-quinone oxidoreductase subunit NuoN produces the protein MSSVASVHSLWTAAAGAPGRIPAPRIEYVQLSPTLIILGAAIVGVLIEAFLPRRSRYYAQVLLSVVALAAAFAAVIGLAAGGFGSSKAHLAAMGAIAVDGPALFLQGTILLVSLIAVFTFAERRLDPVAHGKRADSFAAQAAAVPGGEAEQAAVKAGFTTTEVFPVLLFAVGGMLIFPSANDLLTLFIALEVFSLPLYILCALARRQRLLSQESAVKYFLLGAFSSAFLLFGVALLYGYAGTVSYAGIAEVISDGARQVDPALAGTMGNDALLLIGGALVLMGLLFKVGAVPFHMWTPDVYQGAPTPVTGFMAAATKVAAFGALLRLLYVVLPGMRWDWRPVMWGVAILTMLGGAVLAITQTDIKRLLAYSSIAHAGFILAGVIAASQDGISSVLFYLAAYSFVTLGAFAVVTLVRDAGGEATHLSKWAGLGRRSPLVAAVFAVFLLAFAGIPLTSGFAGKFAVFKAAAESGAGWLVVVGVISSAIAAFFYIRVIVLMFFSEPKADGPTVAVPSVLTSTAIAVGVAATLVLGLAPQYFLDLAGHAGIFIR, from the coding sequence GTGAGTTCCGTGGCAAGCGTCCACAGCCTGTGGACGGCGGCGGCCGGGGCGCCGGGCAGGATCCCGGCACCGCGGATCGAGTACGTCCAGCTGTCGCCGACGCTGATCATCCTCGGTGCCGCGATCGTCGGCGTCCTGATCGAGGCGTTCCTGCCGCGCCGCAGCCGCTACTACGCGCAGGTGCTGCTGTCCGTGGTGGCGCTGGCCGCCGCGTTCGCCGCGGTGATCGGCCTGGCGGCGGGCGGCTTCGGCTCGTCCAAGGCGCACCTCGCCGCGATGGGCGCGATCGCCGTGGACGGCCCCGCGCTGTTCCTCCAGGGCACGATCCTGCTGGTGTCGCTGATCGCGGTCTTCACCTTCGCCGAGCGGCGGCTGGACCCGGTGGCGCACGGCAAGCGGGCGGACTCCTTCGCCGCGCAGGCCGCCGCCGTCCCCGGCGGCGAGGCCGAACAGGCCGCGGTCAAGGCGGGGTTCACCACCACCGAGGTCTTCCCGGTGCTGCTCTTCGCGGTCGGCGGCATGCTGATCTTCCCGTCCGCCAACGACCTGCTGACGCTCTTCATCGCGCTGGAGGTCTTCTCCCTCCCGCTGTACATCCTGTGCGCGCTGGCCCGCCGCCAGCGGTTGCTCTCGCAGGAGTCCGCGGTGAAGTACTTCCTGCTCGGCGCCTTCTCCTCGGCCTTCCTGCTGTTCGGCGTGGCGCTGCTCTACGGCTACGCCGGCACCGTGTCGTACGCCGGGATCGCCGAGGTGATCTCGGACGGCGCCCGGCAGGTCGATCCGGCGCTGGCCGGCACGATGGGCAACGACGCGCTGCTGCTGATCGGCGGCGCGCTGGTGCTGATGGGCCTGCTGTTCAAGGTCGGCGCGGTGCCCTTCCACATGTGGACGCCGGACGTCTACCAGGGCGCCCCGACGCCGGTGACGGGCTTCATGGCGGCCGCCACCAAGGTCGCCGCGTTCGGTGCGCTGCTGCGGCTGCTGTACGTCGTCCTGCCCGGCATGCGCTGGGACTGGCGGCCGGTGATGTGGGGCGTGGCGATCCTGACCATGCTGGGCGGCGCGGTGCTGGCCATCACCCAGACCGACATCAAGCGGCTGCTGGCGTACTCCTCCATCGCGCACGCCGGATTCATCCTCGCCGGTGTCATCGCCGCCAGCCAGGACGGCATCTCCTCGGTGCTCTTCTACCTGGCGGCCTACTCCTTCGTCACGCTCGGCGCGTTCGCCGTGGTGACGCTGGTGCGGGACGCCGGCGGCGAGGCCACCCACCTGTCCAAGTGGGCCGGGCTGGGGCGGCGTTCGCCCCTGGTGGCCGCGGTCTTCGCGGTGTTCCTGCTGGCCTTCGCGGGCATCCCGCTGACGTCCGGGTTCGCCGGGAAGTTCGCGGTGTTCAAGGCGGCGGCGGAGAGCGGCGCGGGCTGGCTGGTGGTGGTCGGTGTGATCTCCTCGGCGATCGCGGCGTTCTTCTACATCCGGGTGATCGTGCTGATGTTCTTCAGCGAGCCGAAGGCGGACGGCCCGACGGTCGCGGTGCCCAGCGTCCTGACGTCCACCGCCATCGCGGTCGGCGTCGCGGCCACGCTGGTGCTGGGCCTGGCACCGCAGTACTTCCTCGATCTGGCCGGGCACGCGGGGATCTTCATCCGCTGA
- a CDS encoding polyprenyl synthetase family protein — MTVVGPIGLSVRDKALEADVQAGLAAVEEGLLEATKSDVPFITEAAQHLVRAGGKRFRPLLAMLAAQFGDPFSPGVVPAAVVVELTHLATLYHDDVMDEAEVRRGVASANARWGNSVAVLTGDFLFSRASHILADLGPEAVRIQAQAFERLVTGQILETAGPRDGRDPVEHYLDVIAGKTGSLIAVAGRFGAMMSGADETTVNILTQYGERLGTAFQLADDVLDIASDSHESGKTPGTDLREGIPTLPVLRLRELAESSAGTAEDRALCELLAGDLTDDARHAEALAGLRAHPALEQARRDTVRYAEDARATLAPLPECMAKTALEELCDTVVHRAG; from the coding sequence GTGACCGTCGTCGGGCCCATTGGGCTGAGCGTGCGGGACAAGGCTCTCGAAGCCGATGTCCAGGCCGGATTGGCGGCTGTCGAGGAGGGCCTGCTGGAGGCCACCAAGAGTGACGTGCCGTTCATCACCGAGGCCGCACAGCACCTGGTGCGCGCCGGGGGCAAGCGGTTCCGGCCCCTGCTGGCGATGCTGGCCGCCCAGTTCGGCGACCCCTTCAGCCCCGGTGTGGTCCCCGCGGCCGTCGTCGTGGAGCTGACGCACCTGGCGACGCTCTACCACGACGACGTGATGGACGAGGCCGAGGTGCGCCGCGGAGTGGCCAGCGCCAACGCCCGCTGGGGCAACTCCGTCGCGGTGCTGACCGGCGACTTCCTCTTCTCCCGTGCCTCGCACATCCTCGCCGATCTCGGCCCGGAGGCGGTCCGGATCCAGGCCCAGGCGTTCGAGCGCCTGGTGACCGGCCAGATCCTGGAGACCGCGGGGCCGCGCGACGGCCGCGACCCGGTCGAGCACTACCTCGACGTCATCGCGGGCAAGACCGGCTCGCTGATCGCGGTCGCCGGCCGCTTCGGCGCGATGATGTCCGGCGCCGACGAGACCACCGTCAACATCCTCACCCAGTACGGCGAGCGGCTGGGCACCGCCTTCCAGCTGGCCGACGACGTCCTGGACATCGCCAGCGACTCCCACGAGTCCGGCAAGACGCCCGGCACGGACCTGCGCGAGGGCATCCCGACGCTGCCGGTCCTGCGGCTGCGGGAGCTCGCCGAGAGCAGCGCCGGCACCGCCGAGGACCGCGCCCTGTGCGAGCTGCTGGCCGGCGACCTCACCGACGACGCCCGGCACGCCGAGGCGCTGGCCGGGCTGCGCGCCCACCCGGCGCTGGAGCAGGCCCGCCGGGACACCGTCCGCTACGCCGAGGACGCCCGCGCGACGCTGGCGCCGCTGCCGGAGTGCATGGCGAAGACGGCCCTGGAAGAGCTGTGCGACACGGTGGTGCACCGCGCGGGCTGA
- a CDS encoding ABC transporter ATP-binding protein yields MPAPPTADQGRAAPDAEHRVIETRGLTKTYRGDRPAVDGLDLAVPRGSVFGFLGPNGSGKTTTIRMLMGLIEPTAGTARVLGRPMPGAVRQVLPRVGALIEGPALYGFLSGRDNLRRFDAADPAADPRTRGERVGRALDRVGLSAAAGKKARAYSLGMKQRLGLAAALLQPRELLVLDEPTNGLDPQGMREIRALVRELAADGTTVFLSSHLLDEIEQVCTHAAVMARGRLVTQGPVAGLTAAVLGPGAHGHLAVTTPDPADAVRVLKEHGLTGLRADGDRVTGELPKASPDGPAPPDPAELNAALVRAGVRVRAFGTQRPSLEDAFVRLTGEGFDVAG; encoded by the coding sequence GTGCCAGCACCACCCACCGCGGACCAGGGGCGCGCGGCGCCGGACGCCGAGCACCGGGTGATCGAGACCCGGGGGCTGACCAAGACCTACCGAGGCGACCGGCCCGCCGTCGACGGGCTGGACCTCGCCGTGCCGCGCGGCAGCGTCTTCGGCTTCCTCGGCCCCAACGGCTCGGGCAAGACCACCACCATCAGGATGCTGATGGGCCTGATCGAGCCGACCGCCGGCACCGCCCGGGTGCTCGGCCGGCCGATGCCCGGCGCGGTCCGTCAGGTCCTCCCCCGGGTCGGCGCGCTCATCGAGGGCCCGGCGCTCTACGGCTTCCTCAGCGGGCGGGACAACCTACGGCGGTTCGACGCCGCCGACCCTGCCGCCGATCCCCGCACCCGCGGCGAGCGGGTCGGTCGGGCGCTGGACCGGGTGGGCCTGTCCGCCGCGGCCGGCAAGAAGGCGCGCGCCTACTCCCTGGGCATGAAGCAGCGCCTGGGGCTGGCCGCCGCCCTGCTCCAGCCCCGCGAGCTGCTGGTGCTGGACGAGCCGACCAACGGCCTGGACCCGCAGGGCATGCGGGAGATCCGTGCCCTGGTGCGGGAGCTGGCGGCGGACGGCACCACCGTCTTCCTCTCCTCCCACCTCCTCGACGAGATCGAGCAGGTCTGCACCCACGCCGCGGTGATGGCCCGGGGCCGGCTGGTCACCCAGGGGCCGGTCGCCGGTCTGACCGCGGCCGTCCTCGGCCCGGGCGCCCACGGCCACCTGGCGGTGACCACCCCCGATCCGGCCGATGCCGTCCGGGTCCTGAAGGAGCACGGCCTGACCGGCCTGCGGGCCGACGGGGACCGGGTCACCGGCGAACTGCCGAAGGCCTCGCCGGACGGCCCGGCGCCCCCGGACCCGGCGGAGCTGAACGCCGCGCTGGTCCGCGCCGGCGTCCGGGTCCGGGCCTTCGGCACCCAACGGCCGTCCCTGGAGGACGCCTTCGTCCGGCTGACCGGGGAGGGATTCGATGTTGCGGGCTGA
- a CDS encoding LolA family protein: protein MPRNEPTEVTGGWDGERSSKRRKAVRYAVPVAVAGVTAATIGLVPAFAGSGSPDLPKISAQDLIAKIAKSDVQQLSGTVQVTTDLGLPALPGGMGAGGFGGGQGRDGAGGAASPQSKLTELASGTHTLRVAVDGPDKQRVSIVGNSADYTLIHNGKDVWAYDSGSNSAVHHTAPRDAHHGAHRGAPEGLPQGLQNATPQDLAKEALKAAGDTTSVTVGDTAKVAGRDAYQLVIKPKQAASTVGSIRVAVDAANGVPLKFTLTPKSGGPAAIDVGYTRVDFARPAADTFAFTPPKGAKVVNGDRAAEQAAREHGKELKGLKDHKGFDGHKGPKGGGFQVIGKGWTSIATLKTPAGPGGKDQLAKGDAGKFLDSLGSKVTGSFGSGHLFSTRLVNALMTDDGTVYVGAVDKQALIAAADAAKK from the coding sequence ATGCCACGGAACGAACCGACTGAGGTCACCGGGGGATGGGACGGGGAGCGCTCCTCGAAGCGCCGTAAGGCGGTGCGGTACGCCGTACCGGTCGCGGTGGCGGGGGTGACGGCCGCGACGATCGGGCTGGTCCCGGCGTTCGCCGGATCCGGGTCTCCGGACCTGCCGAAGATCTCCGCCCAGGACCTGATAGCGAAGATCGCCAAGTCCGATGTCCAGCAGTTGTCCGGCACGGTCCAGGTCACCACGGACCTCGGCCTGCCCGCCCTGCCGGGTGGCATGGGCGCCGGCGGCTTCGGCGGCGGGCAGGGCCGGGACGGCGCGGGCGGTGCCGCCTCGCCGCAGAGCAAGCTGACCGAGCTGGCCTCGGGCACGCACACCCTGCGGGTCGCCGTCGACGGCCCCGACAAGCAGCGGGTGTCGATCGTCGGCAACTCCGCCGACTACACCCTCATCCACAACGGCAAGGACGTCTGGGCGTACGACAGCGGCAGCAACAGCGCCGTGCACCACACCGCCCCCAGGGACGCCCACCACGGTGCGCACCGCGGCGCCCCCGAGGGACTCCCCCAGGGCCTGCAGAACGCCACCCCGCAGGACCTGGCCAAGGAGGCCCTGAAGGCCGCCGGGGACACCACCTCGGTGACGGTCGGCGACACCGCCAAGGTCGCCGGGCGGGACGCCTACCAGCTCGTCATCAAGCCCAAGCAGGCCGCCTCCACGGTCGGCTCGATCCGGGTCGCGGTGGACGCCGCCAACGGCGTCCCGCTGAAGTTCACCCTCACCCCCAAGAGCGGTGGCCCGGCCGCGATCGACGTCGGCTACACCCGCGTCGACTTCGCCCGCCCGGCCGCGGACACCTTCGCCTTCACCCCGCCCAAGGGCGCCAAGGTGGTCAACGGCGACCGGGCCGCGGAGCAGGCCGCCCGCGAGCACGGGAAGGAGCTCAAGGGCCTCAAGGACCACAAGGGCTTCGACGGCCACAAGGGCCCGAAGGGCGGCGGCTTCCAGGTCATCGGCAAGGGCTGGACGTCCATCGCCACGCTGAAGACCCCCGCCGGGCCCGGCGGCAAGGACCAGCTCGCCAAGGGCGATGCCGGCAAGTTCCTGGACAGCCTGGGCAGCAAGGTGACCGGCTCCTTCGGCTCCGGCCACCTCTTCAGCACTCGCCTGGTCAACGCCCTGATGACCGACGACGGCACCGTCTACGTCGGTGCCGTCGACAAGCAGGCCCTGATAGCCGCGGCCGACGCCGCGAAGAAGTAG
- a CDS encoding ABC transporter permease encodes MLRADLLRSEIATTFRRWRTLVLLAVLAGVPVLVGVAVRIQAGRHGGGGGPAFLAGIAGNGLFLVFTALAVTLPVFLPMAVGVVAGDAIAGEAHTGTLRYLLVAPAGRTRLLCAKLVTVVAFCLAGTLVVALSALATGALLFPLGKVTLLSGTSISFGEGLLRALAIAGVVALSLLGVAALGLFVSTLTDSGVAAMATTVGLVLTAQILDGIPQLQAIQPYLFPHYWLSFADLLRDPVYMDGILRNLGLQALYAVVFGSAAWARFTTRDITA; translated from the coding sequence ATGTTGCGGGCTGACCTGCTGCGCAGTGAGATCGCCACGACCTTCCGGCGCTGGCGCACCCTGGTGCTGCTGGCCGTGCTGGCGGGCGTCCCCGTGCTGGTGGGCGTCGCCGTGCGGATCCAGGCCGGGCGGCACGGCGGAGGCGGCGGTCCGGCGTTCCTCGCCGGGATCGCCGGCAACGGCCTCTTCCTGGTCTTCACCGCCCTCGCGGTGACGCTGCCGGTGTTCCTGCCGATGGCCGTCGGGGTGGTGGCCGGCGACGCCATCGCCGGCGAGGCGCACACCGGGACGCTGCGCTACCTCCTCGTCGCCCCCGCCGGCCGTACCCGCCTGCTGTGCGCCAAGCTCGTCACGGTCGTGGCGTTCTGTCTGGCGGGCACCCTCGTCGTGGCGCTGTCCGCGCTGGCCACCGGGGCGCTGCTGTTCCCCCTGGGCAAGGTGACGCTGCTCTCGGGGACGTCCATATCCTTCGGCGAGGGGCTGCTGCGGGCGCTGGCCATCGCGGGCGTCGTGGCGCTCTCCCTGCTCGGGGTGGCGGCCCTCGGCCTGTTCGTCTCCACGCTCACCGACAGCGGCGTCGCCGCCATGGCGACGACCGTCGGCCTGGTGCTCACCGCCCAGATCCTGGACGGCATACCGCAGCTCCAGGCCATCCAGCCGTACCTCTTCCCGCACTACTGGCTGTCCTTCGCGGACCTGCTCCGCGACCCGGTCTACATGGACGGGATCCTGCGGAACCTCGGTCTCCAGGCGCTCTACGCGGTGGTGTTCGGCTCGGCGGCCTGGGCGCGGTTCACCACCCGCGACATCACGGCCTGA
- the fahA gene encoding fumarylacetoacetase: MPEQSPFDLPEGDPFGPHTLPYGVFSTADAPDLRRLGVRYGGHVLDLAALPDALPGTVPAPHAALLTAASLNPLLAAGRPVWQEVHATVRAALTDPAHRTAVAPLLRPLDDVTLHLPFEVADYVDFYSSEHHATNVGRIFRPDGAALPPNWKHLPIGYHGRAGTVVVSGTPVVRPHGQRKAPADPAPVFGPSTRLDIEAEVGFVVGTPSALHAPVGLDAFREHVFGVCLVNDWSARDIQAWEYVPLGPFLGKSFATSVSAWITPLDAFDASRTAPPARDVAPLPYLDDAAAEPGGLDLRIEVRLNGEVISRPPFAAMYWTAAQQLAHMTVNGASLRTGDLYASGTVSGPEPDQLGCLLELTQGKGPYLQDGDEITLTAWAPGPDGARIGLGEVTGRVQPAAELPAGRPA; encoded by the coding sequence ATGCCCGAGCAGAGCCCGTTCGACCTGCCCGAAGGCGACCCCTTCGGCCCGCACACCCTCCCCTACGGCGTGTTCAGCACCGCCGACGCGCCCGACCTGCGCCGGCTCGGCGTCCGCTACGGGGGCCACGTCCTCGACCTGGCCGCCCTGCCGGACGCCCTGCCCGGCACCGTCCCCGCGCCGCACGCCGCCCTGCTCACCGCCGCCTCCCTCAACCCCCTGCTGGCCGCCGGCCGTCCCGTCTGGCAGGAGGTGCACGCGACCGTCCGCGCCGCGCTGACCGACCCCGCGCACCGCACCGCGGTGGCCCCGCTGCTGCGCCCGCTCGACGACGTCACCCTGCACCTGCCCTTCGAGGTCGCCGACTACGTCGACTTCTACTCCAGCGAGCACCACGCCACCAACGTCGGCCGGATCTTCCGCCCCGACGGCGCCGCGCTGCCGCCCAACTGGAAGCACCTGCCGATCGGTTACCACGGCCGGGCCGGCACCGTCGTGGTCTCCGGCACCCCCGTGGTGCGTCCGCACGGCCAGCGCAAGGCCCCGGCCGATCCCGCGCCGGTCTTCGGCCCGTCCACCCGCCTGGACATCGAGGCCGAGGTCGGCTTCGTCGTCGGCACGCCCTCCGCGCTGCACGCGCCGGTGGGCCTGGACGCCTTCCGGGAGCACGTCTTCGGCGTCTGCCTGGTCAACGACTGGTCCGCGCGCGACATCCAGGCATGGGAGTACGTGCCGCTCGGCCCGTTCCTCGGCAAGTCCTTCGCGACCTCCGTCTCGGCCTGGATCACCCCGCTGGACGCCTTCGACGCGTCCCGGACGGCGCCGCCCGCCCGGGACGTGGCACCGCTGCCGTACCTGGACGACGCCGCCGCCGAGCCGGGCGGCCTCGACCTGCGCATCGAGGTGCGGCTCAACGGCGAGGTGATCTCCCGCCCGCCGTTCGCCGCGATGTACTGGACGGCCGCCCAGCAGCTGGCCCACATGACCGTCAACGGCGCGTCGTTGCGCACCGGCGACCTCTACGCCTCCGGCACCGTCTCCGGGCCCGAACCCGACCAGCTCGGCTGCCTGCTGGAGCTCACCCAGGGCAAGGGCCCCTACCTCCAGGACGGCGACGAGATCACCCTCACCGCCTGGGCACCCGGCCCGGACGGCGCCCGGATCGGGCTCGGCGAGGTCACCGGACGGGTCCAGCCCGCCGCGGAACTGCCCGCCGGCCGCCCGGCCTGA